The following DNA comes from Paenibacillus crassostreae.
CCGTAGATAACCTGGTATTGAATTCTCCATGACTCGTGATCTTTTCCCCATCCTTGGACTTCTACTTCAAAGCGATTATCTTGAGTATCCACTGCTGCAGTCAGAACCTTTACTCCTTCTGGTATATCGGAATGATACATTTCACGGCGATTGAGAAGTATCTCTGAATCCATCTGTTCGCCTTTTTCTTCCCATGACTCAGCCATAGAGGTGTTGAAGAAGGTTTTAAGCATCTCTTTACCACCACGGTCTGCCTTTTTGAAGTCTTCGACGATACTGAACCAGTTAGAAAATGTACTTGCGAGCTCATTCAGATGGAATCCACGGGTACTTTTGTGTTCGCGCTGTGCAATCCACTTCGCTCTCTTGGCATAATCCTTTTTCCATTCATTTTCTGCATGCAAGGCTCCACAACTCTTGCAAGCATGTTCAACTTTGGTTGCCGTGTTCGTTTCTTTGTTGTATTCGAATTTAATCTGTGCCCATTTGAATGGTTGATATTCTTCACAGCTCGGACAAGGTACACACCATTCCTCCATAGAGCTGTCTTGATATGCGCTCTCGATTCGAGATGCTCCTTTGATTGTTGGAGTGGATACGAGAATGATCTTTCTGTTTGGAAAAGTCTTAGTACGAACTGTAGCTAAGTTAACCGGATCTCCTTCAACTCCTGCCGAAACTGGGTATCTATCTATCTCATCGCATAACAGAATTCGAATAGGTTTGGAAGCCAAAGAAGCAGGGCTATTAGCGCCAGCTAAGTTGATACGGCCACCAGGGAAAGACTTATAAAGTAATGTATTGCTAGAATCCTTCGTCTTTCTACTGGTGACCAGCTTGTTCAACTGCTTTGAATCCCGGTACATTGGAGCTAGCCTATCCTTCGAGAACTCTTTAGCAAGTACCAATGTAGGCTGGACCATCATAATAGGTGCTGGCTCATGCCCTGTGTAATAACCAGCCACGTTATTTTGAAAATCGCTCTTTCCTGTTTGACTCGCCCACATCATAACGATCGTATTTATTTCAAGATCGCTCGTCGCTTCCATTGGAACGCGTTGATAAGGTGCGCGATCAGTTCTCCACTGACCCGGCTCACTTGATGACTCAGGAGATAGGATTCTATGTTTATCAGCCCAATCAGCAACACTCATTGGTTCAGGTGGCGCGACCAATCTCACAACTTTCTGTAATAACCTAAGAGTCTGCTTCTTCTGCTCCTTCATCGTTACGATCACCACCATTCAACGGGTCGTAATCTGACAGGTTAAGTAATGCCGACGTTATTTCCTCACTCATAAGGAGCCGAATTTCTTTGGGATCTGTCAAATATGAAAGCTCTGAAGATAATCTTGTAGGAAGTGCTGAGAGTCTCTTTCTGAATTCGACAATCAGATCGCCCCAAGCTTCCTGTACATCTTCTGTGGTGTGGAGATTCCCGCGCATTTCATCTAAATCTAGTTGAGCCATTTCCATCTTGATCCGTTCATGCTCCGTCTTATGATCGACTAGGCGGGGCTTGCCGTCATTTTCTTTACCACCTGATGAATACTCAACGTACGTTTTAATAGAATCTCCAAGAATGTACTTCCCTCTAGCTACCTGTTTCAAAGTTCCATCACTGGTTAATTGCCTGATCCAGCGAGCAGATTTACCGACGATGGCAGCCAACTCTCCGGTTGAAATCTCTCTTTCATTTAATGGTATTACTTCCGCTTTGGTTTTCGCCATCGTCCTCTCCTCACTTCCGCTTTTCATGCGAATTTTATTAGTTTTATTTTTCAAGTCATTTAATGAAGAAATAATCTAAAAACACATCAATTAGGCAATTTTGAAATGGAAGCGGAAGTGAAATTCAAAATTAAAATCTAGGGCTGTTTCGGGCTCGCAAGCACCCGTGATCGTTTTTATATGCTCAGAGGGACCCATTGATCTATTTCAGGCATCATTAAAGCATAATTAATCCGTAATCACCGTCATATTCAGCATGATTGATCTATTTAATAGAACAATCACATCAGACACGAAGAACTTTATTCATTGCCATTCATATCGTTGTATTCAACAGGCTGATCTATGAACAATACTTCTCTAATGATCCCCATAAATAGTACACGTTCTTCATCTGCTAACTCACTGAACTTATCGATCTCAATGATCTTCTCACTCTCTCGTTCACCCATACGTAATGTAGATTGAATTCTAATCATTATCAATCACCCCTCTCATACGTTCCACCGATAACTCATTAGCGATTTCCATTGTAGGCAGGACGATCATGGTAGGCACCACATTGCCATATGTTCCTCTCTTCCGATCTATCTTTTTCTTATCTATATACAACGTGCAGTACATGAGCACACTCACCAACCAGTTCGCGATCGGCGCAACCTTCTTATATATTTCATCCTTGATGGGCTCGAATGCCATCTTTACCTCATGGATCGATTCTTCATATGATTGTTCTTTAGGCGTTCTCACCATCTCTTTATCTCTCCTCTCTATACCTTCCTTGTATAAATGGACAAAGAAAAAGCCACTCCTCTTTAGAAGTGACTTGTGTATTCATATCTACTTTATAGCACTAAAGTTACATAGACGTGTTAAAAGATTTAAGTTCGAAAGAATGTAAAGAAGGCGACATTGCCCCGCCCTGCCTATCGGCATTCCCCACGCTAGCCCCGATCTAAAACCGCTTCGCATCGGTGCCCATATTTTTTTTAATTCTCTTTCTCCACGACACTTAAGTTCAAGTGCACACGTAACGCTACGCTCCGTGTTTAAGATCTCTATACTTAGTTACTATGGTGTAAGTACAAGATCATTATAACGAGATTTGAGAAAAGTGCCTAATTCGATATTCAGCGATTTACACGTGATAATAAGGCGAACGCTAGTTCTTGCGAATGTATGCTCTATTTTCTATTGTTTCTTACAACTGCACTTGGTTTACACTGACTACCTCGCTTATCGTAATACCAACCCCTAATAGGACGTGCATCGCAATGTTGGCAGTTCCTATGACCTTGTGACTTCTCCTTGCAATGAGAGCAGATAAAGACGTCCTTCGGTTCCGTAAACACTTCTCTAATAAAGTTAAATAGTCCCACCAAATCACATCCTCACAAGCGTACTAGGACAAAAGAAAAAGCCACATAAGCGAGTGGCCAACGCAGACGATTAGATCACCATACCCTTCTGTTAAAACGGATATTAAAAGGCTACTACATAACAGTTACTGAGATTAAATCAATTTCATCGCCACCGCAATTCATTTCAGGGAACGTTGGGTCACAATACTTCCGAATACCGTTAGCACGGTTGCAATCACATGAACCATTCCCATCTTCCCAATAAAATTCTGCAGTCTCTCCTGTAATCTCCTCTGGGCCATATTCTGATTCGTCCACAAATCTATACGTGGTCTCTTTATACTTTAAAACAATCTCAACTGACATGATTACACCTCCTGGTATTAAAACATTAAAGCGATCTACGAGACTCGAACTCGTATCATCAGATTGGAAGTCTGAGGCACAACCTTTATACCAAGACCGCATAGACGCGCCTTCCAGCATTTAACCTTCAGGCGCTACATTCATCCCCTTCAACGTATTAGCACAATATATTGATGGGTAGAAAATCAAAAGAGAACAGTTACCCCGCTTTTACTACCCTTGCGACTTTGTAGGACTTGCCTCTATTCGCCTACAGCCGTCAAACAGGTACATGATTGTGTCGGGTGCTGCTCTCTTTCTTGATTTCCTATGCTATAAATATAACACCCCAAAAGCCTAGCGTTTCATAGTCTTTCCACAATATTAACTATTTTTTTTAACAATTGTTTCCGCGACTCTATCAGTTACCAATAAGATTTATATTAACTTTACTGTGAATATGATGTACCCTTTAGGAGAATGATATAAAACCATATGTAGCTGATCTATAAGAGGAGCGTGCAGTCATTGGCGATTAATAAAGATAAAAATATAAAGAGTAAACCTTGGTATTTCACAATTGAGGTCCCAGAGAATGGTGAACGTAAGCGTAAAAAGTTCCGCGGATTCAAAACAAAGAAAGAGGCTGAAATAGCACAGAGAGAGCTACTTGCAGAGCTAGGAAAGGGACTCGACTTGGATGCCTCTAAGACTCTTTATAGAGATTTCATGAGAGATTACCTTAATGACAAGAAAACTAGCGTTAAGTCAAGCACATTAGCCACCTATTCAGCATTAGTCAACAATCACATAATACCTGCTCTTGGAAACCTTCCACTTTCAGACATTAAACCAAGACACATCCAAAACCTTTATAACGATTTATTTGAGTCCGGTCATCTTGCTGATGAAAACATACAAAAGGTTCATTCGATTATTAATGAATCTTTGAACAAAGCTGCCGGCTGGGACATGATTATAAAAAATCCTACTGCAATAGTGGACAGGCCAAAAGCTAGAAAAAAAGAAATGCTCTACTGGTCTGAAGAGGAATCACACAAATTCTTAGCAGTTGCCCGCAATGATAGATACTACCACGCCTTTTTGTTAGCACTCACTACTGGCATGCGTCAGGGAGAGATACTTGGCCTTCGTTGGAAAGATGTGGACTTTGAGAGAAGGACCATATCCATCGTTCAGATTCTTAGTCACAATGGTAAAGAATTTCAAACTGGAGCTAAAACGGATTCTGGTTCTCGCTCTATTGGTGTTGATCGAAGTACGATTGCTGAGCTTCGAGGTCTTCAAAAAAGATGTCGTGAAGAAAAAATTAATGATAAACGTATCTACCAAGATAACGATCTAGTGATATGCACTACGGTCGGAACTCCTCTCTCTCCTCGCAACTTGAATAGATCATTTTCTCGTCTAATCGAAAACAATGTTGATATTAAAAAGATTAGATTCCACGATCTTCGACATACGCATGTAGTTATGCTTCTTAAAGCTAGAGAAAATAATAAACGAATTGCAGACCGGATGGGCTGGTCAAGTGTTAAAATGATTGATCGTTACGCTCATATCATGCCAGACATGCAACAAGAGACAGCCGACCTATTTGGAGCAGTGTTTTATAAAAGTGGTGCCGAAACTGGTGCCGCAAAAGAGGTAAACTGAGGATTTTAGAGGAAGATAGGAACGGAATACGAACACCCTAAAACCGCATAATAGTAGGGTATTGGAGGTCATCGGAAGAAACAGGAAGAATGTGCCGATATCTTGACAGGGTAGGGGTCAATGGTTCGAATCCATTACAGATCATCACTTTAAAACGCTAAAACTCCTTATATCATAAGGAGTTTTTCTTTTTGTCGGTTATCGGAGAAGTTGAAAAAAATCGAAGAAAATTGAAATTGGGGACGGATTGGGGACGGGATTTTCCTTGAGATTGCTTACAATAGAATTGACCATCTGAAATATTGATAATAAAAAGAAAAACTAGACGTTAATCTGTCGTTAAATCGCGGTTTATCT
Coding sequences within:
- a CDS encoding phage terminase large subunit family protein translates to MKEQKKQTLRLLQKVVRLVAPPEPMSVADWADKHRILSPESSSEPGQWRTDRAPYQRVPMEATSDLEINTIVMMWASQTGKSDFQNNVAGYYTGHEPAPIMMVQPTLVLAKEFSKDRLAPMYRDSKQLNKLVTSRKTKDSSNTLLYKSFPGGRINLAGANSPASLASKPIRILLCDEIDRYPVSAGVEGDPVNLATVRTKTFPNRKIILVSTPTIKGASRIESAYQDSSMEEWCVPCPSCEEYQPFKWAQIKFEYNKETNTATKVEHACKSCGALHAENEWKKDYAKRAKWIAQREHKSTRGFHLNELASTFSNWFSIVEDFKKADRGGKEMLKTFFNTSMAESWEEKGEQMDSEILLNRREMYHSDIPEGVKVLTAAVDTQDNRFEVEVQGWGKDHESWRIQYQVIYGDLKQSQVWNDLDEFLKRTWEDAEGRKFKIALTCMDSGGHFTGEVYKFCKARSSRRVFAIKGEASGDGTYKPLINGTSTNNRYRATVVRLGVDEGKSKVMSALKIPLVDEYGDKPQGYCHFPLTTKDNNRGYNQDYFDGLTAEAMQKRVKNGVPYYVWVKVRTRNEPLDLAVYNRAAIEILNPNLDADLPVIGVVSTSGSVPSKPRRRGTKSSV
- a CDS encoding site-specific integrase; translation: MAINKDKNIKSKPWYFTIEVPENGERKRKKFRGFKTKKEAEIAQRELLAELGKGLDLDASKTLYRDFMRDYLNDKKTSVKSSTLATYSALVNNHIIPALGNLPLSDIKPRHIQNLYNDLFESGHLADENIQKVHSIINESLNKAAGWDMIIKNPTAIVDRPKARKKEMLYWSEEESHKFLAVARNDRYYHAFLLALTTGMRQGEILGLRWKDVDFERRTISIVQILSHNGKEFQTGAKTDSGSRSIGVDRSTIAELRGLQKRCREEKINDKRIYQDNDLVICTTVGTPLSPRNLNRSFSRLIENNVDIKKIRFHDLRHTHVVMLLKARENNKRIADRMGWSSVKMIDRYAHIMPDMQQETADLFGAVFYKSGAETGAAKEVN